In one Dreissena polymorpha isolate Duluth1 chromosome 7, UMN_Dpol_1.0, whole genome shotgun sequence genomic region, the following are encoded:
- the LOC127840084 gene encoding probable E3 ubiquitin-protein ligase MID2: MAAKLGTSQHKVSNIFYDVCCSICEDDGIQKEGLFYCHICLKHFCENCKFTHHRFHKDHSVIARKESDNKSVDSLELCVEHKTEKLTMFCECDMKLLCHVCHLRNHRQCSQVVLLTDMVKRTTRPLEEAQIHTTYESLMERLEDTMKMGEQNIKYLNRMYEKVLEEIVDARRQINEQLDQRQQNTERKLRDLHSTLKKSLEFVTKYCVQSSSMMKGYNIKEIHKTSPERSFIMYRKCLDQTDYADLFFRDATKNEDIAFHLNTDLEKFLRSSTDFGLIASQETVSHYLSDPNKVVSIMEKSQYDARITTDKYVSYITGICKSSNGDLLIADGANNCVKLLNRAYTMIEQIQLPTSPMSMCNMSPNEMAVSVCNDDSVNEIHFLRVKKGRMEKINRLQLNHRCYGIAIHKGDLFVTSGTAVYQYTMTGRQVKTLYEDKSKCRYAVFQKDLCKPSEHICQALT, from the exons CTAAGTTGGGAACGTCGCAGCACAAAGTTTCAAACATTTTTTACGACGTGTGTTGTTCAATCTGCGAAGATGATGGCATACAGAAAGAAGGACTGTTTTATTGtcatatatgtttaaaacatttctgtgaaaattGTAAGTTTACCCACCATAGGTTTCACAAGGATCATTCAGTAATTGCAAGAAAAGAAAGTGACAACAAGTCTGTTGATTCACTAGAGTTATGTGTGGAGCACAAAACGGAGAAACTGACGATGTTCTGTGAATGTGATATGAAGCTGCTCTGCCACGTCTGTCATCTCCGTAATCACAG ACAATGCAGTCAAGTAGTTCTATTGACTGACATGGTAAAACGTACAACACGACCCTTAGAAGAAGCTCAGATACATACTACATATGAATCATTGATGGAACGTCTAGAGGATACGATGAAAATGGGAGAACAAAATATTAAGTATCTCAACAGGATGTACGAAAAAGTGTTGGAAGAAATAGTTGATGCACGTCGTCAGATAAACGAACAACTAGATCAACGGCAACAAAATACAGAAAGAAAATTAAGAGATTTGCATTCTACATTAAAGAAGTCTTTggaatttgtaacaaaatattgcGTTCAATCTAGTTCAATGATGAAGGGTTATAACATTAAAGAAATACACAAAACGTCGCCTGAGCGGTCGTTTATTATGTACAGAAAATGTTTAGACCAAACCGACTATGCAGATTTATTTTTTCGAGATGCAACTAAAAACGAAGACATTGCATTTCATCTCAACACAGATTTGGAGAAGTTTCTTCGTTCGTCCACAGACTTTGGACTTATTGCCAGTCAAGAAACTGTGTCGCATTACCTTAGTGACCCTAACAAGGTTGTAAGCATTATGGAGAAGTCACAATACGACGCGCGAATAACGACTGATAAGTACGTTAGTTACATAACGGGTATATGCAAGTCGTCAAATGGGGATTTACTGATTGCTGACGGTGCCAACAATTGTGTTAAACTCCTAAATAGGGCGTACACTATGATAGAGCAAATACAATTACCTACTTCGCCCATGTCCATGTGCAACATGTCCCCCAACGAGATGGCGGTCTCTGTATGCAACGACGATTCCGTTAATGAAATTCATTTCTTACGAGTGAAAAAAGGGAGGATGGAAAAAATAAATCGTCTGCAATTGAACCATCGATGCTACGGTATTGCAATTCACAAAGGCGACTTGTTTGTAACATCCGGTACTGCAGTTTATCAATACACCATGACTGGGCGACAAGTGAAGACGTTATATGAGGATAAATCTAAATGTAGATATGCTG